Proteins encoded in a region of the Streptomyces sp. NBC_01471 genome:
- a CDS encoding protein kinase, with the protein MGKVWRAHDEVLHRTVAVKELTAGLYVSEADRAVLHARTQKEARAAARINHPGVVTVHDVIEFDDRPWIVMEYIDGPSLADVVKESGALDPREAARVGLHVLGALRAAHAAGVLHRDVKPGNVLLAHDGRVLITDFGIAAIEGDSEITRTGEIVGSIDYLAPERVYGEAPGPASDLWSLGATLFTAVEERSPFRRTSPISTLQAVVNDEPPKLTRAGPLTSVITGLLRKDAAERPGPAETERMLLDAMEGRRPRQAEAYVPTQLVAESMLQDATPTSRINSSGAPVASGAAPSRPEQAPAPGQTAAPAQTAVPEHTAAPGPAAVSVPAPGPVPPSVPVPVPASADGAPPVAPAGRKRGRRRTGALVLALAVVVGAAVGFGVMKYENRRTDSGSDSVSGSGGPDAGAGKKPQGGGIPAGWHRVNEPEGFSMVLPNGWKRQMDGSNEIDYTPDDGNHFIRISIDNDPDYSTPYLHELALEPQLKRLPAYKRITLHVNNFRDQDAALWEFTWTETKGQPGRRRAIDQIYNVDHGRAEYAIYMGGPAKDWDRSRFDTVLRYWQPPH; encoded by the coding sequence ATGGGCAAGGTCTGGCGGGCTCACGACGAGGTGCTGCACCGGACTGTCGCCGTCAAGGAACTGACGGCCGGTCTGTACGTATCGGAGGCCGACCGGGCCGTACTGCACGCCAGGACGCAGAAGGAGGCGCGGGCCGCCGCGCGCATCAACCATCCCGGGGTCGTCACCGTTCATGACGTCATCGAGTTCGACGACCGGCCGTGGATCGTCATGGAGTACATCGACGGTCCCTCACTTGCCGACGTGGTCAAGGAGTCGGGCGCGCTCGACCCCCGCGAGGCCGCCCGGGTGGGCCTGCACGTCCTGGGAGCGCTGCGCGCCGCGCACGCGGCGGGGGTGCTCCACCGGGACGTGAAGCCGGGCAACGTCCTGCTCGCCCACGACGGCCGGGTCCTCATCACCGACTTCGGCATCGCCGCCATCGAGGGCGACTCGGAGATCACCCGGACCGGCGAGATCGTCGGCTCCATCGACTACCTCGCGCCGGAGCGGGTCTACGGCGAGGCGCCGGGCCCCGCATCCGATCTGTGGTCGCTGGGCGCCACGCTCTTCACCGCTGTCGAGGAGCGCTCGCCCTTCCGCCGCACGTCGCCGATCTCCACGCTCCAGGCCGTAGTGAACGACGAGCCGCCGAAACTCACCAGGGCGGGGCCGCTCACTTCCGTCATCACCGGACTGCTGCGCAAGGATGCCGCCGAACGGCCCGGGCCCGCCGAGACGGAGCGCATGCTGCTCGACGCGATGGAGGGGCGCAGGCCCCGGCAGGCGGAGGCGTATGTCCCGACGCAGCTGGTGGCCGAGTCGATGCTCCAGGACGCGACGCCCACGAGCCGGATCAACTCCTCCGGTGCACCGGTGGCGTCGGGGGCGGCCCCGTCCCGGCCGGAACAGGCACCAGCGCCCGGACAGACGGCAGCACCGGCACAGACAGCAGTACCGGAACACACCGCAGCACCGGGGCCGGCAGCGGTTTCCGTGCCGGCACCGGGGCCAGTACCGCCATCAGTACCGGTACCGGTACCGGCTTCCGCGGATGGCGCCCCTCCGGTTGCGCCCGCCGGGCGGAAGCGCGGTCGTAGGCGGACCGGCGCACTGGTCCTGGCCCTCGCGGTGGTCGTCGGTGCCGCGGTCGGCTTCGGCGTCATGAAGTACGAGAACCGGCGGACGGATTCGGGCAGTGACTCGGTGTCGGGTTCCGGCGGACCGGACGCCGGCGCCGGGAAGAAGCCGCAGGGCGGAGGCATACCGGCGGGCTGGCACCGGGTCAATGAGCCCGAGGGGTTCAGCATGGTTCTGCCCAACGGCTGGAAGCGTCAGATGGACGGCTCCAACGAGATCGACTACACGCCGGACGACGGCAACCACTTCATCCGGATAAGCATCGACAACGATCCGGACTACTCCACCCCGTATCTGCATGAACTGGCCCTCGAACCGCAGCTCAAACGGCTCCCCGCCTACAAGCGGATCACACTGCACGTGAACAACTTCCGGGACCAGGACGCCGCGCTCTGGGAGTTCACCTGGACCGAGACCAAGGGGCAGCCGGGCCGGCGCCGTGCCATAGACCAGATCTACAACGTGGACCACGGGCGGGCCGAGTACGCGATCTACATGGGCGGACCGGCCAAGGACTGGGACCGCAGCCGGTTCGACACCGTCCTGCGCTACTGGCAGCCGCCGCACTGA
- a CDS encoding protein kinase, whose product MDEYAGRVLADRYRLPLLPGDEFEPAEIRAFDTYSGQEVLVRQVPLPEVVDAEMLDESGAGTGFGVGPDAGPGAGFAEARHASARTTRRPADPAVRRAMEAAQSAAQIPDHPRLDQVFDVFAEGGSLWVVSELVEATPLAAMLAEHPLNPYRAAEIASDVLTALRVLHAHGWTHRNITARTVLVCDDGRVVLTGLAAGAAEEALCGYDPVPAAELSQPVVGAGPGPGSDSPAVPGADGAQQPYASPASPEVYESDVPDVPDGLGRPVGEELPAAERGLPAEQGPPPSGTRELPSGPALPPGYAQDERRGQPGGRMYDQLQDAPPASGQESGLSAAPGVPDRGVPDPGLPATRGGGAVSAGDVRAARAGAIAAYRAGARAAARVSGDEQGSDTGGFPVQRPGSGSSHSSQPARHEPTGFWHGAQPRSGAGDGMRADDLRGAHDREAQRGREARDREAQGGREARGREARGREAQDQGTRNAQDRSAQSHNTWDRSAQDRSTQNHNTQNDTAQDRRIPSPPAAVAVPDGWDRAAAGPAVTARRGPGTPLAAERARQARITVVGAVTERWAPEQAGPVHGNWQLAAPVGPATDLWALGALLFRAVQGHAPYPEESAAELVQLVCAEPPAFAEECGPLRPVVESLLRQDPTERPDIEELRGWLRSLVRSAPEPDAGQGIVPVPPVDATRLPIVRRRGELVRRRRRNPGGDGVHGRHRQQRKGGRRREQGPAGSTGPAQPAQPMQSVAAGPSERSAPAGRQPRPDAKPRSLGRTLLVVVLVVLVAALVYALKFMPKADDSRQGSTGAPAPLPTASASGQRNSPESGGPGGSPQSRSAGTPQSPQGTEPDSGGPAAGYAIRKDPEGFQVAVAKDWERRSVNDAGQVRYLGGDFELVVVPGRDSVKDEGADPMAYQRDKERELKPFRDSTWSSAAGLRRIDVGKQAMAEGQFTWQDSSGREVFVRNVAMIIAGRYHVVQVIGPEAQRDKVTEIYEQAVATYRTEK is encoded by the coding sequence GTGGACGAGTACGCGGGAAGGGTCCTTGCCGACCGCTACCGCCTTCCGCTGCTGCCCGGCGACGAGTTCGAGCCTGCGGAGATCCGCGCGTTCGACACCTACAGCGGACAGGAAGTCCTCGTCCGGCAGGTGCCGCTGCCGGAGGTCGTGGACGCGGAAATGCTCGACGAGAGCGGAGCGGGGACGGGCTTCGGCGTCGGGCCCGATGCCGGGCCGGGCGCCGGGTTCGCCGAGGCACGGCACGCGTCGGCCCGTACCACCCGCAGGCCCGCTGACCCGGCGGTGCGGCGGGCGATGGAGGCGGCGCAGTCCGCAGCGCAGATCCCCGACCACCCCCGGCTCGACCAGGTCTTCGACGTCTTCGCGGAAGGCGGTTCGCTCTGGGTGGTGAGCGAACTGGTCGAGGCCACACCGCTGGCCGCGATGCTCGCCGAGCATCCCCTGAACCCGTACCGCGCGGCGGAGATCGCCTCCGATGTGCTCACCGCGCTGCGCGTCCTGCACGCCCATGGCTGGACCCACCGCAACATCACCGCCCGGACCGTGCTGGTCTGCGACGACGGCCGTGTGGTCCTGACCGGACTGGCGGCGGGAGCGGCGGAGGAGGCGCTCTGCGGTTACGACCCGGTGCCGGCCGCGGAGTTATCGCAGCCGGTTGTCGGGGCAGGCCCGGGCCCCGGGTCCGATTCCCCGGCCGTACCGGGAGCGGACGGGGCACAGCAACCGTATGCGTCGCCCGCGTCGCCCGAGGTGTACGAGTCGGATGTGCCGGATGTGCCGGATGGTCTGGGACGCCCGGTCGGTGAGGAGTTGCCTGCCGCTGAGCGGGGGCTCCCTGCTGAGCAGGGGCCGCCGCCGTCGGGTACGCGGGAGCTCCCGTCCGGGCCTGCGCTGCCGCCCGGATACGCCCAGGACGAGCGGCGCGGACAGCCGGGCGGCCGGATGTACGACCAGCTGCAGGACGCGCCGCCCGCCTCAGGCCAGGAGTCCGGGCTGTCCGCTGCCCCCGGGGTGCCTGATCGCGGGGTGCCTGATCCCGGGCTGCCCGCCACCCGGGGTGGTGGCGCCGTTTCGGCGGGGGACGTCCGTGCTGCCCGGGCCGGTGCCATAGCCGCCTACCGTGCGGGTGCACGGGCCGCGGCGCGGGTCAGCGGGGACGAGCAGGGGAGCGACACCGGGGGTTTCCCCGTTCAGCGTCCCGGGTCCGGTTCGTCGCATTCTTCGCAGCCCGCGCGGCATGAACCGACGGGCTTCTGGCACGGGGCACAGCCGCGTTCCGGCGCCGGGGACGGCATGCGCGCCGATGACCTGCGCGGCGCCCACGACCGGGAGGCGCAGCGCGGCCGGGAGGCGCGGGACCGGGAAGCGCAGGGCGGCAGGGAAGCACGCGGCCGGGAAGCACGCGGCCGGGAAGCCCAGGACCAGGGCACCCGCAACGCCCAGGACCGCAGCGCCCAGAGCCACAACACCTGGGACCGCAGCGCCCAGGACCGCAGCACGCAGAACCACAACACCCAGAACGACACTGCCCAGGACCGGCGCATCCCCAGCCCTCCTGCGGCTGTCGCCGTGCCGGACGGGTGGGACCGGGCTGCGGCGGGACCCGCGGTGACCGCGCGCCGAGGGCCCGGGACGCCGCTCGCGGCCGAGCGGGCCCGGCAGGCGCGTATCACCGTCGTGGGCGCCGTCACCGAACGGTGGGCGCCCGAGCAGGCGGGCCCCGTCCACGGCAACTGGCAGCTCGCCGCCCCGGTCGGGCCCGCCACCGATCTGTGGGCGCTGGGGGCGCTGCTCTTCCGGGCCGTCCAGGGCCACGCCCCGTACCCGGAGGAGAGCGCCGCCGAACTCGTCCAGCTGGTCTGCGCGGAGCCGCCCGCGTTCGCCGAGGAGTGCGGTCCGCTGCGGCCCGTCGTCGAGTCGCTGCTGCGTCAGGACCCCACGGAGCGGCCGGACATAGAGGAGCTGCGCGGCTGGTTGCGCTCGCTGGTGCGGTCGGCGCCCGAGCCCGACGCCGGGCAGGGGATCGTGCCGGTCCCGCCGGTCGACGCCACGCGGCTGCCGATCGTGCGGCGCAGGGGCGAACTCGTCCGCCGGCGCCGTCGCAACCCGGGCGGGGACGGCGTGCACGGCCGCCACCGCCAGCAGCGGAAGGGCGGCCGCCGGAGAGAGCAGGGCCCGGCCGGGTCCACGGGTCCGGCGCAGCCCGCGCAGCCGATGCAGTCGGTGGCGGCGGGCCCGTCCGAGCGGTCCGCACCTGCGGGCCGGCAGCCACGGCCGGACGCGAAGCCGCGCTCCCTCGGCCGGACACTGCTCGTCGTCGTCCTGGTCGTCCTGGTCGCCGCCCTCGTGTACGCGCTGAAGTTCATGCCGAAGGCCGACGACTCCCGGCAGGGCAGCACGGGCGCGCCCGCGCCGCTGCCGACCGCCTCCGCTTCGGGGCAGCGGAACTCCCCGGAGTCCGGCGGGCCCGGCGGGTCGCCGCAGTCGCGGTCGGCCGGGACACCGCAGTCCCCGCAGGGCACGGAGCCCGACAGCGGTGGACCGGCCGCGGGTTATGCGATCCGCAAGGATCCCGAAGGGTTCCAGGTGGCGGTGGCCAAGGACTGGGAGCGCCGTTCCGTCAACGACGCCGGACAGGTGCGCTACCTCGGCGGCGACTTCGAACTCGTCGTCGTCCCCGGCCGCGACAGCGTCAAGGACGAGGGCGCCGATCCCATGGCGTACCAGCGCGACAAAGAGCGAGAACTCAAACCGTTCCGTGACTCCACGTGGTCGTCCGCCGCGGGACTGCGCCGGATAGACGTCGGCAAGCAGGCCATGGCCGAAGGGCAGTTCACCTGGCAGGACAGCAGCGGACGCGAGGTGTTCGTCCGTAATGTGGCCATGATTATCGCAGGCCGTTACCACGTCGTGCAGGTCATCGGACCCGAAGCACAGAGGGACAAGGTCACCGAAATCTACGAACAGGCCGTTGCCACCTACCGCACCGAGAAGTGA
- a CDS encoding protein kinase: protein MSEAEQAKDTKGRLLAGRYRLGGVLGKGGMGTVWRAVDETLGRTVAVKELRFPSAIDEDEKRRLVTRTLREAKAIARIRNNGAVTVYDVVDEDDRPWIVMELVEGCSLAELVREEGVLTPVRAAEVGLAILDVLRLAHREGILHRDVKPSNVLIAEDGRVVLTDFGIAQVEGDPSVTSTGMLVGAPSYISPERARGHKPGPPADLWSLGGLLYASVEGVPPYDKGSAIATLTAVMTESLDPPKNAGALSEVIYGLLAKDPAQRLDDAGARRLLNAVIHAPDAPEPAAETVAADATRVVPLPPVPDEPMDAGDSRPAKPAKAAKEPRPAKEVRPAKESRLQKARDTAAADRVRGALNSVRNARSEPAPAKPAAAPAGPPARVRAPLTDVVPRRTLVIIAAVVALAVLGTVLAFTLGGDDKGNQSKSKSDKSASSGATAGGDSKNDGKDTGKGKTGDQGKNGDQGKGQSSGSASPTPSGKPSEPSAGDALPSGYKKVTDGRFRFTMAMPAGFHRTAIAGVSSGGIYNKTSGGFPRVQIDFNDSPKDDAAAAWQAAVGGLRASVGGYKHLGIHKVEYNGYPTVADWSFERDQNGQRVRVLNRGFKVDAKRGYSIMVSCKASDWNDDECTTLRNTAFKTFAPKK from the coding sequence ATGTCGGAGGCGGAGCAGGCGAAGGACACCAAGGGGCGCCTCCTGGCTGGGCGGTACCGGCTTGGGGGTGTGCTCGGCAAGGGCGGCATGGGCACCGTCTGGCGGGCGGTGGACGAGACACTCGGCCGCACCGTCGCGGTGAAGGAGCTGCGTTTCCCCTCGGCCATCGACGAGGACGAGAAGCGCAGACTCGTGACGCGTACGCTGCGCGAGGCCAAGGCGATTGCCCGGATCCGTAACAACGGAGCGGTGACTGTCTACGACGTGGTCGACGAGGACGACCGGCCGTGGATCGTCATGGAGCTCGTCGAGGGCTGCTCGCTGGCCGAGTTGGTACGGGAGGAGGGCGTCCTCACACCCGTGCGCGCGGCCGAGGTGGGCCTCGCGATCCTCGACGTGCTGCGCCTCGCGCACCGTGAGGGAATCCTGCACCGCGATGTGAAGCCGTCCAACGTGCTGATCGCCGAGGACGGGCGGGTCGTGCTGACCGACTTCGGGATCGCACAGGTCGAGGGCGACCCGTCGGTGACGTCGACCGGAATGCTGGTCGGCGCCCCCTCGTACATCTCGCCCGAGCGGGCGCGCGGCCACAAGCCGGGGCCGCCGGCCGACCTGTGGTCGCTGGGCGGGCTGCTGTACGCGAGTGTCGAGGGCGTGCCGCCCTACGACAAGGGGTCGGCCATCGCGACCCTGACCGCGGTGATGACTGAATCGCTCGACCCGCCGAAGAACGCGGGAGCCCTGTCGGAGGTCATCTACGGTCTGCTCGCCAAGGATCCGGCCCAGCGCCTCGACGACGCGGGCGCCCGCCGCCTGCTGAACGCCGTGATCCACGCTCCGGACGCGCCGGAACCCGCTGCCGAGACGGTCGCGGCCGACGCGACGCGGGTCGTGCCGCTGCCGCCGGTTCCCGACGAGCCCATGGACGCGGGGGATTCCAGACCCGCGAAGCCCGCCAAGGCGGCCAAGGAGCCGAGGCCCGCCAAGGAAGTCAGGCCGGCCAAGGAGTCCAGGCTTCAGAAGGCCAGGGACACCGCTGCGGCCGACCGGGTGCGCGGCGCGCTGAACTCCGTACGGAACGCCAGGTCCGAGCCGGCTCCGGCCAAGCCCGCCGCCGCACCGGCCGGACCGCCCGCCCGGGTCAGGGCGCCGCTCACCGATGTCGTGCCGCGGCGCACCCTGGTGATAATCGCGGCCGTTGTCGCACTCGCGGTGCTCGGGACCGTCCTCGCCTTCACTCTCGGCGGCGACGACAAGGGCAATCAGAGCAAGTCCAAGAGTGACAAGAGCGCTTCGAGTGGTGCGACGGCCGGTGGCGACAGCAAGAACGACGGCAAGGACACGGGCAAGGGGAAGACAGGCGACCAGGGCAAGAACGGCGATCAGGGCAAGGGGCAGAGCAGCGGGAGCGCTTCGCCCACGCCCTCCGGGAAGCCGTCCGAGCCCTCCGCCGGTGACGCGCTGCCCAGTGGCTACAAGAAGGTGACGGACGGTCGGTTCCGCTTCACGATGGCCATGCCTGCCGGGTTCCACCGCACGGCCATAGCGGGGGTGAGCTCGGGCGGGATCTACAACAAGACCAGCGGCGGCTTCCCGCGCGTCCAGATCGACTTCAACGACTCGCCCAAGGACGACGCGGCCGCCGCCTGGCAGGCGGCGGTCGGTGGTCTGCGGGCCAGTGTCGGCGGCTACAAGCACCTCGGCATACACAAGGTCGAGTACAACGGCTATCCGACCGTCGCCGACTGGTCGTTCGAGCGTGACCAGAACGGCCAGCGGGTCCGGGTGCTGAACCGGGGATTCAAGGTGGACGCCAAGCGCGGCTACTCGATCATGGTCAGCTGCAAGGCGAGCGACTGGAACGACGACGAGTGCACCACGCTGCGTAATACGGCGTTCAAGACGTTCGCTCCCAAGAAGTGA
- a CDS encoding glycerol-3-phosphate dehydrogenase/oxidase gives MRTATLGPEERAQALAGMAERELDVLVVGGGVVGAGTALDAATRGLATGLVEARDWASGTSSRSSKLIHGGLRYLEMLDFALVREALKERGLLLERLAPHLVKPVPFLYPLQHKGWERWYAGSGVALYDAMSVSSGHGRGLPLHRHLTRKHALRLAPALKKDALVGALQYYDAQVDDARHVATLVRTAASYGALVANRAKVTGFLREGERVVGVRVKDEEGGGEYEIRAKQVVNSTGVWTDDTQGLIAERGQFHVRASKGIHLVVPKDRIHSTTGLILRTEKSVLFVIPWGRHWIVGTTDTDWDLDKAHPAASSADIDYLLEHVNSVLAVPLTRDDVEGVYAGLRPLLAGESDATSKLSREHTVAHPVPGLVVVAGGKYTTYRVMAKDAVDEAVHGLDQRVAECVTENVPLIGAEGYNALWNARARIAKRTGLHVARVEHLLNRFGAMTQEVLDLIAEDPSLGEPLGGADDYLRAEVVYAASHEGARHLDDVLTRRTRISIETFDRGTRSAREAAGLMARVLGWDKSRIEAEIEHYEKRVEAERESQRQPDDLTADAARLGAPDIVPLE, from the coding sequence GTGAGGACAGCGACACTGGGGCCCGAGGAGCGCGCACAGGCGCTCGCCGGGATGGCCGAGCGTGAACTGGACGTACTGGTCGTGGGGGGTGGTGTGGTCGGCGCGGGGACGGCGCTGGACGCCGCGACGCGCGGACTGGCGACCGGTCTGGTCGAAGCGAGGGACTGGGCCTCGGGCACGTCGAGCCGGTCGAGCAAGCTGATCCACGGAGGCCTGCGCTATCTGGAGATGCTCGACTTCGCGCTCGTACGGGAGGCGCTGAAGGAGCGCGGGCTGCTCCTGGAGCGGCTGGCACCCCACTTGGTGAAACCGGTGCCCTTCCTCTATCCGCTGCAGCACAAGGGCTGGGAGCGCTGGTACGCGGGCTCGGGCGTCGCGCTGTACGACGCCATGTCGGTCTCGTCGGGACACGGCCGCGGGCTGCCGCTGCACCGGCATCTGACCCGTAAGCACGCACTGCGGCTGGCCCCCGCGCTGAAGAAGGACGCGCTGGTCGGCGCCTTGCAGTACTACGACGCGCAGGTGGACGACGCGCGCCATGTGGCGACGCTGGTACGGACGGCCGCGAGCTACGGCGCACTGGTGGCGAACCGGGCCAAGGTGACCGGCTTCCTGCGGGAGGGCGAGCGGGTCGTCGGCGTACGGGTGAAGGACGAGGAGGGGGGCGGGGAGTACGAGATCCGCGCCAAGCAGGTCGTCAATTCGACCGGAGTGTGGACGGACGACACACAGGGGCTGATCGCCGAGCGCGGGCAGTTCCATGTGCGGGCGTCCAAGGGGATCCACCTGGTCGTGCCGAAGGACCGGATCCACTCGACGACCGGGCTCATCCTGCGGACCGAGAAGTCGGTGCTGTTCGTGATCCCGTGGGGCCGCCACTGGATCGTCGGGACCACCGACACGGACTGGGATCTCGACAAGGCGCATCCGGCCGCGTCCAGCGCCGACATCGACTACCTGCTCGAACACGTCAACTCGGTGCTCGCCGTGCCGCTGACGCGCGACGACGTGGAGGGCGTGTACGCCGGCCTGCGGCCGCTGCTGGCCGGGGAGTCCGACGCGACCAGCAAGCTCTCCCGGGAGCACACGGTGGCGCATCCGGTGCCGGGTCTCGTGGTCGTCGCGGGCGGGAAGTACACGACCTACCGTGTGATGGCGAAGGATGCGGTGGACGAGGCGGTACACGGGCTGGACCAGCGGGTCGCCGAGTGTGTCACGGAGAACGTGCCGCTGATCGGTGCCGAGGGGTACAACGCCCTGTGGAACGCGCGAGCGCGCATCGCCAAGCGGACCGGCCTGCATGTGGCCCGGGTGGAACACCTGCTGAACCGCTTCGGCGCCATGACCCAGGAGGTCCTGGACCTCATCGCGGAGGACCCGTCGCTGGGCGAACCGCTGGGCGGCGCGGACGACTACCTGCGGGCGGAGGTCGTCTACGCGGCCTCGCACGAAGGGGCCAGGCATCTGGATGACGTACTCACCCGGCGCACGCGCATCTCGATCGAGACGTTCGACCGGGGCACGCGCAGCGCACGGGAGGCGGCCGGTCTGATGGCCAGGGTGCTGGGCTGGGACAAGAGCCGCATCGAGGCGGAGATCGAACACTACGAGAAGCGGGTCGAGGCGGAACGGGAGTCGCAGCGCCAGCCGGACGACCTGACGGCGGACGCGGCGCGGCTGGGGGCGCCGGACATCGTGCCGCTTGAGTGA
- a CDS encoding nucleotide sugar dehydrogenase: MPADLAVIGLGHLGLPLAQAAVATGLETIGYDTDPRRLLQLAAGHTPVDGSLSAADIRRMLSGGFRPVTDPAELGRVRTAVICAPTPLGEDRALDLAPVTDATRALAARLRPHTTVIVESAVYPGTTEEILRPLLEEGSGLRAGRDFHLAYSPSRLDPGNRTHPYAATPKVIGGLTPACTESAAAFYGRLSDKVVRARGPREAEMTKLLETNYRHVNIALVNEMAVLCHELGVDLWDVIRCAETKPFGFQPFRPGPGVGGHGVPVDTAGPPHTVRPLRMVELAQQVNDRMPQYVIQRCATLLNEHGKSARGARVLLLGVTYKPDLADQQNSPAGEIARRLMDLGASVSYHDPYVPDWRIRDVPVPRADSLYEAAAGADLTVLLQHHRTYDLQGLAVKAQLLLDTRGATPVGAAHRL; the protein is encoded by the coding sequence ATGCCCGCAGATCTCGCCGTGATCGGACTCGGCCACCTCGGCCTGCCGCTCGCCCAGGCCGCCGTCGCCACAGGCCTCGAAACCATCGGCTACGACACCGACCCGCGCCGCCTGCTTCAACTCGCCGCCGGCCACACCCCCGTCGACGGCTCCCTGAGCGCGGCCGACATCCGCCGGATGCTCTCGGGGGGCTTCCGGCCCGTCACCGATCCGGCCGAACTGGGCCGGGTCCGTACCGCCGTCATCTGCGCACCCACCCCACTGGGCGAGGACCGGGCACTCGACCTGGCACCGGTCACCGACGCGACCCGCGCACTCGCCGCCAGGCTGCGCCCGCACACCACGGTCATCGTCGAATCGGCCGTCTATCCGGGCACCACGGAAGAAATCCTGCGCCCCCTCCTGGAAGAGGGGTCCGGGCTGCGGGCCGGGCGGGACTTCCACCTCGCGTACTCCCCCAGCCGCCTCGACCCCGGAAACCGGACCCACCCCTACGCGGCGACCCCCAAGGTCATCGGCGGTCTGACCCCCGCCTGCACCGAATCCGCCGCGGCCTTCTACGGCCGGTTGAGTGACAAGGTCGTACGAGCGCGCGGCCCCCGCGAGGCCGAAATGACCAAACTGCTCGAAACCAACTACCGGCACGTCAACATCGCCCTGGTCAACGAGATGGCCGTGCTCTGCCACGAGCTGGGCGTCGACCTCTGGGACGTCATCCGCTGCGCCGAGACGAAGCCCTTCGGCTTCCAGCCCTTCCGGCCGGGCCCCGGCGTCGGCGGCCACGGCGTCCCCGTCGACACCGCGGGCCCCCCGCACACCGTCCGCCCGCTGCGCATGGTCGAACTCGCCCAGCAGGTCAACGACCGGATGCCGCAGTACGTCATCCAGCGCTGCGCCACCCTCCTCAACGAGCACGGCAAGTCGGCGCGCGGCGCCCGCGTCCTGCTCCTGGGCGTCACCTACAAGCCCGACCTCGCCGACCAGCAGAACTCCCCGGCCGGCGAGATCGCCCGTCGGCTGATGGACCTGGGCGCGTCGGTGAGCTACCACGACCCGTACGTCCCGGACTGGCGCATCCGCGACGTGCCGGTCCCCCGCGCGGACTCCCTCTACGAAGCGGCTGCGGGCGCGGATCTGACGGTGCTGCTCCAGCACCACCGGACCTACGACCTCCAGGGCCTCGCGGTGAAGGCGCAGCTGCTGCTCGACACCCGGGGAGCCACCCCGGTGGGAGCCGCCCACCGGCTGTGA
- a CDS encoding GuaB3 family IMP dehydrogenase-related protein: protein MTEIEIGRGKRGRRAYAFDDIAIVPSRRTRDPKEVSIAWQIDAYRFELPFLAAPMDSVVSPQTAIRIGEMGGLGVLNLEGLWTRYEDPQPLLDEIAGLDEETATRRLQEIYAAPIQEDLIGLRIKEVRDSGVVTAAALSPQRTAQFSKAVVDAGVDIFVIRGTTVSAEHVSGAAEPLNLKQFIYELDVPVIVGGCATYTAALHLMRTGAAGVLVGFGGGAAHTTRNVLGIQVPMATAVADVAAARRDYMDESGGRYVHVIADGGVGWSGDLPKAIACGADSVMIGSPLARASDAPGKGHHWGMEAVHEDVPRGKLVDLGMVGTTEQVLSGPSHIPDGSMNFFGALRRSMATTGYSELKEFQRVEVTVADAQHKR, encoded by the coding sequence GTGACTGAGATCGAGATCGGGCGCGGCAAGCGCGGCCGCAGGGCGTACGCGTTCGACGACATCGCCATCGTGCCGAGCCGGCGCACCCGGGACCCGAAGGAGGTCTCGATCGCCTGGCAGATCGATGCCTACCGGTTCGAGCTGCCGTTCCTGGCCGCTCCGATGGACTCGGTCGTGTCCCCGCAGACCGCCATCCGCATCGGTGAGATGGGCGGCCTCGGAGTCCTGAACCTCGAAGGTCTGTGGACGCGGTACGAGGACCCGCAGCCGCTGCTCGACGAGATCGCCGGGCTCGACGAGGAGACCGCGACGCGGCGTCTCCAGGAGATCTACGCGGCCCCGATCCAGGAGGACCTGATCGGCCTGCGGATCAAGGAGGTGCGCGACTCGGGTGTGGTCACCGCGGCCGCGCTCTCCCCGCAGCGCACCGCCCAGTTCTCCAAGGCGGTCGTGGACGCGGGCGTCGACATCTTCGTCATCCGCGGTACGACGGTCTCGGCCGAGCACGTCTCCGGTGCCGCCGAGCCGCTGAACCTGAAGCAGTTCATCTATGAGCTGGACGTCCCGGTCATCGTCGGCGGCTGTGCGACGTACACCGCGGCGCTGCACCTGATGCGTACCGGAGCGGCCGGCGTGCTCGTCGGCTTCGGCGGCGGCGCCGCGCACACCACGCGCAATGTGCTGGGCATTCAGGTCCCGATGGCGACCGCGGTCGCCGATGTGGCCGCGGCCCGCCGCGACTACATGGACGAGTCCGGCGGCCGTTATGTGCACGTCATCGCGGACGGCGGTGTCGGCTGGTCCGGCGACCTGCCGAAGGCCATCGCCTGCGGCGCGGACTCGGTCATGATCGGCTCGCCGCTGGCCCGCGCGTCGGACGCGCCCGGCAAGGGGCACCACTGGGGCATGGAGGCCGTCCACGAGGACGTGCCGCGCGGAAAGCTGGTCGACCTGGGGATGGTCGGCACGACCGAGCAGGTCCTCTCCGGTCCCTCGCACATCCCGGACGGTTCGATGAACTTCTTCGGGGCGCTGCGCCGTTCGATGGCGACCACGGGGTACAGCGAGCTCAAGGAGTTCCAGCGCGTCGAGGTGACGGTCGCGGACGCCCAGCACAAGCGCTGA